The nucleotide sequence GTACATTGGTTTGTCATACCAACTTCCGTATATGAAGCTGTTTTCCTTTGGATTTGATATGGAATTATTATCATTACCGTTAAAGAATCTATCCACAAATATCTGATAGATTATTGTATTTTTAAACCAATAAGGTGTTGAGTAATTTTCCTTAAATACAGTAATTTGATAGGGGGATGGGAAACGTGAGTAAATTTTCCCAATACCGCCGGTCATTTCTGAATTATTTCCATAGAAAATGATTTTATTATCTATGGATATTTGAAAGTAATAGAAAAGTAAATCAGGATTTGATGAAGTTTTAAGTATATACTTAAATATAGATACACAATCGGTTCTTGATTCAAGTTCCATGGAATAGTAGTTTTTATTATGATCATTAAAGACAACTAATTTTACTGTTTTTATTTTATCATAAGGTAATTTAATCCTAATTAATACATTTTTGTTGCATTCAACTGCGCCAAATGGAAATCTAAAAAATGAGTCCCATGAATTATGAAATATCGAATTCATTCAGTTTTCCTCCAACAATTTATTATTAAAGTCAATTTTATTTATATGCCATATTTCATTGGCATATTTAGTTATGGTATTATCACTTGAAAATACACCAGAATTGGCTATATTTAATATACTCATCTTATTCCATTTATTTTTATCTCTATAAAGATTATTTATTCTATTTTGAGCTTCTACATAAGGTGCAAAATCTTTTAGTACGAAATATTCATCATTATTGAAAAGAAGATTATCATATATTGAGTTAAATTCATAGTTAGATACGCCTAAAAATCCATTTGTAAGCTGTGTTAGAATCTTATTAACTCTTTGATCTGAATTGAATATATCTCTTGAGTGATAGTTTTTATTTTTATAGAGATCAATTACTTCATTTGCTGTAAGACCAAATATGATAATATTGTCGTTTCCAACTGCATCCTTTATTTCAATATTTGCACCATCCAGTGTAGCAATAGTAATTGCTCCATTCATCATAAATTTCATGTTACCAGTTCCAGAGGCTTCCTTTGAAGCTGTTGAAATTTGTTCGCTTATGTCTGCAGCAGGTATAAGCTTTTGAGCTAGGGATACATCATAATTTTCAAGAAATACTACCTTTATTTTGTCTTTTATACTTCTGTCATTATTTATTTTATCTGCAGCGCTGTTTATTAATTTTATAATCTGCTTTGCTAAAAAGTAACCAGGAGAAGCTTTTGCACCAAAGATAAACGTTCTGGGGATAATATCTAAATTTGGATTTTCGATAAGCCTATTATATAGGTCTAGAATATTCAGTATATTTAATACCTGTCTTTTATATGCATGAAGTCTTTTAGCCTGAACATCAAATATTGAATCAGGATCAACATCTATATTGTATTTTTGTTTGATAAAGTTTGATAGATTTATTTTGTTTTGATATTTTACATGTTGAAATTTGTCTTGTATAGATTTATCATTAGAAAAACCTTCAAGATTCTTTAATTCCAGGGGATGCTTAATCCATTTTTCTCCGATCAATTCATTTATTAAATCAGTAAGTTTTGGGTTTGATTGAATGAGCCATCTCCGGTGGGTTATACCATTGGTTTTATTATTAAATTTATCCGGGTAAAATTCAAAGAAATCTTTTAATTCTTGCTTTTTTAGTATCCTTGTGTGGAGTTTTGCAACACCATTTACAGAATGACTGCCCACAATGGATAGGTAAGCCATATTTATATTATTGTTAGATATTATTGACATTTTATTTACCTTATTAAGGTCTCCATTAAATTTATCAAATACTTTGGCGCAAAAACGTCTGTTTATTTCTTCTATTATCATGTATATTCTAGGAAGTAATTTTTTAAACATATCTACAGGCCATTTTTCAAGTGCCTCAGTTAAAATAGTATGGTTTGTATAAGCAGTAATATTTGTAGTTATTCGCCAGGCTTCATCCCATGACATCGATTTTTCATCGATTAATATTCTCATAAGTTCTGCGATTGCAACAGAAGGGTGAGTATCATTTATGTGTATGGCAATATATTTATCAAGACTATCTAGAGAAAGCTTCATTTTTTCATAACGTCTTATAATACTTTGAAGACCTGCACTTACAAAAAAGTATTCTTGTTTTAATCTCAAAAGTTTTCCTTTTTCCGTTGAATCGTCAGGGTATAGAACCTGAGTTATTGATTCGACAGAATATTTATATTCTACAGCTTTCAAATAATCACCATTGCTAAATGAGGAAAAATCAAAGTCTTTATCAATTGTTTCGGCACTCCAAAGTCTTAAATTATTTACAATATTATTTTTATACCCTACTACGGGTATGTCATATGGTACTGCAAGTATTGGTTCGTAATTTTGATGTATTGCTTTAAGCTTCCCATTTTCATTTATAAGCTGTACATCTCCTCCAAATTTTACTATAACTGATTTTTCACTCTTTCTTGTTTCCCATACATATCCATTTTTGAGCCAGTTATCAGGTACTTCTACTTGATATCCATTTTTTATTTTTTGCTCAAAAAGTCCGTATTTATATCGTATTCCACACCCATGTCCGGGAATTCCAATTGATGCCATAGAGTCAAGGAAACAGGCAGCCAATCTTCCAAGTCCGCCGTTACCAAGACCGGCATCTGATTCTGCTTGTAAAACTTCATCAAGATTTATTCCAAGTTCTGATAGGGCATCTTTACATATATCTCTTATACCAAGGTTTATCAGATTGCTTTCAAGTAGTCTTCCTATTAAAAATTCCATAGAGAAGTAATAAACTTGCTTTTGTTTGCTTTTTAGATAATATTTATTAGTATTTTTAACGCATTTTGAAATATAATCTTTAATAACACTACTCAGAGCTTCAAAATATTGATATTTATTTAATTCATTTATATCCTCTGCAAACATACTCGTTAATTTTTGTTTAAAGTTTTTTTTAATATATTCTTTATTTAATGACATGCTTAATCACCTCTAAATATTATGTTAAACTTTCATATAGTTTAATATACGTTTTGGCAGAATTATTCCAGCTATTGTCTGAGAGCATTGCATTTTTTGAAATATTACTCCACATATTTTTATCATGATATATTTTCACAGCATATTTTATTGTATTTAGCATTTCATGAGCATCATAATTAAAAAATGAAAAACCATTACCTTCTCCAGTATATTCATTGAAAGGTATTACGGTATCCTTAAGTCCTCCTGTTTCCCTTACTATAGGTGGGGTACCATATCTTAGTGCAATGAGTTGTCCAATACCACATGGTTCGAATAAAGATGGCATTAGAAACATATCAGAGCCAGAATATATTTTGGATGCTAGTTTTGTATCAAATTTTATATTAACAGAGAGTTTTGACGGATATATATGAGAAAAATATTGCAGCGAATCCTGATAATTTTCATCTCCTGAACCAAGTATTACAAGTTGAATATCCATAGAAAGAAGTTCTTCTATAATAGATATAACTAAGTCAAGTCCTTTTTGTTTAACCAGTCTTGTGACCATAGAAATAACAGGTATATTTTTATTTTCCGGAAGGTTTAGTGATCTTTGAAGTTCAATCTTATTTCTTACTTTTTGAGTTATAGTTGATGAGTTATATTTATAAGATATATTTAAGTCACGTGCTGGATTAAAGATTTCATAGTCAATTCCATTTACGACTCCATAAAGTTTATAATTCTTGCTGTTTAATAGTCCATCTAAAGTTTCACCGTAGAATGGGGTTTTTATTTCCTCAGCATATGATTTACTTACGGTGGTGATTATATCCGAAAAATTAATTCCAGCTTTCATAAATGAGATTGAATCATAATATTTTATCTTATCTTCACTAAAATATTCGTCACCGAGGCTTAAAAGCTCGCCTAGTATTTCTTTGGGAAAAATTCCTTGATATTTTAAGTTATGAATTGAAAAAACAGTTTTTACATTAGTATATTCATTGCTTTTTTTGTAATGTTCATTTAATAGCACAGGTATTATACCGGTATGCCAGTCATTACAATGTATTATGTCTGGGAAAAAATCTCCCATATATCTTATCGATTCTAGGACAGCTCTTGAAAAAAAAGAAAATCTTTCGCCATCATCAAAAAATCCATAAGGTTTGTCTTTCTCAAAATAATATTCGTTATCTACAAAGTAAAAAGGAACATCATCAAAATTGTATTTTTCTAATCCACAATATTTTTGTCTCCAACCAACTGGAACAGTGAAACTTTTTATGTGTTCCATCTTTGATTTGAAGTTTGAGGATATTTGTGAATACTTAGGAAGTATGACTCTGGCGTCAACACCTAATTTTCTTAAATATTTAGGGAGAGAATAGGCAACATCACCTAAACCTCCAGTTTTCGCAAAAGGATGAGCTTCTGACACTGCAAATAAAACTTTTTTCATCTTCCTTCCCCCCAATAATATAGTATTATTTATCACTTTGTTATATAGCTATAGAATTTAAACCTATTTCTCTGTCTTCACCAATTAGAACAATTTGATCTGAATTACTTATTATGTTATTATGCTTAATTACACAGTTGTTGCCTATAATTGCTTTGTCTATTATCACATCATTCTCTATTGTTACATTTGGTAAAATAACTGAATTGGTTACTCTTGAATTTTTATCAACGTGTACTCCTGGAAATAGAATTGAATTTATAACATCACCTAATATTACGCATCCGTCTGATATCATTGAATTTTCTAACTTCACACCATTACCTATGTATTGAGGTGGAAGAGTAGGGGTATTAGAATAAATTTTCCAGTCGTCCTCGTATAAATTAAGCTTATTATCTTGTCTCAATAAATCCATGTTTGCTTCCCAATAACTTTGAATTGTACCAACATCTTTCCAGTATCCTTTAAAGGGGTATGCAAATAGTTTTTTACCATTTCTAATTAAGGATGGTATTATATCTTTCCCAAAATCATTGCCAGAGTATGGATTGCTTTCATCATGTTTCAAAAATTCTTTTATTATTTTCCAGTTAAAGATGTATATTCCCATGGAAGCCATATTGCTTTTTGGATTGTGTGGTTTTTCTTCAAATTGAGTTATACGACCGTTTTTATCTGTATTCATAATTCCGAAACGATATGCTTCTTTAAGAGGAATTTCTATAACTGCTATAGTTGCATCCGCATTTTTCTCTTTATGATATTTAAGCATAGAAGAATAATTCATTTTATATATATGATCTCCGGAAAGTACAATTATATAATCTGGTTCATAGTAATCTACAAAATTTATATTCTGATATATTGCATCAGCTGTGCCACTATACCAGTTCATACCTGTCTCGCTTACATGAGGTGGAAGTATAGTAATTCCTCCGTTCATTTTATCAAGATCCCATGAACTGCCTATGCCTATGTGATTATTTAAAGTCAATGGCTGATATTGTGTCAATATGCCTACAGTATCAATACCTGAATGTGTACAATTGCTTAATGTAAAATCAATAATTCTATACTTTCCACCAAAAGGTACTGCTGGTTTTGCATTAAACTTTGTGAGTTCTTTTAACCTTGTACCTTGACCGCCTGCGAGTACCATTGCAATGATCTCTTTTTTTATCATTAGAGATACCTCCTTTTAATGATTTTTCTGTTTTAGAATGTATTTCATGTAGTTTGAAGTTACTTTCATTTGAGCTAATTATAGGTTTAATAAAAATAGTTGATAGAGCTGGAAGGTTTATTTTTATACAAAAAGGTTTACTGTTCCACTTTTCCATACCTGGAAATAATATTTCACGGTTTAAATTATCAGATCCGCCATAAATAGCAGCGTCACTATTTAGAAGTTCTTTATATTTAACTAACCTTGGTACCCCGATTTTAAAATCATCATATGATTTAAAACCGAAATTGCAAATTATAATAATAAAATTATATTTACTAATTCCTTGCCTTATAAAAGAAATTATACATTGCTTGTTGTTTGAAACGTCTATCCAATTGAAACCATTGAAATTAAAATCCTGTTCCCATAGTGCACTTTCATTTCTATATAAGTAATTTAAAGCCTTAACGTATTTTTTTGCCTTTTCATGCATTGGATATAGTAGTAAATTCCAATCAAGTTCTGAATCAAATTTCCATTCATCAAACTGTGCAAATTCATTCCCCATAAAATTTAGTTTTTTACCCGGATGAGTCATCATATATCCGAGGAATGCTCTAAATCCAGAAAATTTCTCTTCATATTTTCCAGGCATTTTATTTAAAAGTGATCTTTTACCATAAACAACTTCATCATGCGATATTGGAAGTATGAAATTCTCGGAAAAGGCATACATTATTGAAAAAGTTATCAGATTATGATTATATATTTTTTCATTCTCGTTTAGACTCATGTATCGTAAAATATCATTCATCCAACCCATATTCCATTTATAATTAAAGCCAAGACCGCCATCATAATCTGGACGTGTAACCATAGGCCATGCTGTAGATTCCTCAGCTATAACTAGAGAATTTGGAAAATGCGTAAATATGGCTCTATTAAGTTTTCTTAAAAATTCAACTGCATCTAGATTTTCAATCCCACCATGTTTATTTTTTAAGTTTGGATTGTCCTGTTTTCCGTAATTCAGGTAGAGCATATTTGCTACTGCATCGACTCTTATACCATCTATATGATATATTTCAAACCAGAAGAGTGCGTTTGATATTAAAAAATTCTTTACCTCTGTTTTTCCTAAATCAAAATTAGAGGTGCCCCATCCACAATTTTCTCTTAAATCACTGTTTTGATATTCATAAAGATAAGAACCATCAAACTTGTACAGTCCATGTGAATCTTTGCAAAAGTGACCCGGAACCCAGTCCATTATAATACCTATGTTATTTTGGTGAAATTTATCCACAAAATATTTAAAATCAGAAGGTCTCCCAAATCGGCTTGTTAGTGAATAGTAGCCGGTAGTTTGGTATCCCCAGGAGCCATCGAAGGGATGTTCAGTAATTGGCATAAGCTCTATATGTGTGTAGCCCATATCTAATATATATGGAACTAGCAAGTCGGCCATCTCCTTATAGGAATAGAACTTTTTTTGATTATTTAATCTCCACGAACTTAAATTTATTTCATATATATTAATTGGAGAAGAAAATGAGTTTATTTTAGATTTTTTTTCAAACCATACTTGATCATTCCATTTATAATCATTTTTGATACTGTAGACTATAGAAGCTGTATTGGGTCTAACTTCTGAATAAAAGGCATAAGGGTCTGATTTGAAAATAGATTTTCCATCAGATGTTAAAATAGCGTATTTGTATAAATAACCTTCATGAATACCTTCAATAAAGAGATTCCAAAATCCAGTTTTTGGCTGCTTCTTCATTATATGAATTTTATAATTCCAGTTATTAAAGTCACCAACAACGCTTACACTTAATGCATTGGGAGCCCAAACTCTAAATAATGTTCCAGAAGTTTTATTGAATTTTATAAATCTACTTCCTAAAAATTTATATGTTCTAAAGTTGTCATCATTTGTATATGAATATGCTTCATAGTAGTTTATATCAAGATTCAACATAGTTAAGTTTCTCCTTACATAGAATTGAGTAAATTTAATATGATATTATATGATCGTATATTGGAAAAATTACTTTCAATTCAGTTTTAATTATAATTACAAAAAATGTAAAACACATATTTTATATTAACACTCGGATAAATAAAATTAAATCAACTTAAAACATCAATAAGTAAAAAAATGTATAATTTCCCTTGATTTACTTTTAGATATTGTATTTCTCGTAAAATATCTAATTAAATCTCATTTAAAATATAATTAGATAATTCAGAAAATTATGAGTATAATAATTATATCAAAAAAATGTACAATAATAAAGTAATTAGCGAAAATAATATATATAGATGAAAATTGTAGAGTGAAAAAGCTTTCTATGGTCATTATTTGATCAAAGAAAGCTTTTTTAATTATTTAGAATTTAACGCTTCGAGAGTTACCCTGCATATCATAGAATGTTGCACTTACACAATCTATGTAAAATATCTCAAAGATACCATCATCTACTTTATATATATTGTTTAATGTGGGCATAGTATTTAAGGCTGCTTGTTGAGATTCTTTAGAAGTATAAGAAACTGCTTTCCCAGTTAATCTAAGCCATTTTCCTTCTGGTGAAGCTGCGCTTATTTGAATGTTTGGATTGATTTTCATTTGTTTGTATACATCTTTTGTATTAGCAGTACAAAAACATAATTTGTTATTGTAATTCATTGCAAATCCAAATGGACGCACTGCAGGTGTCTCACCATTGATTGTTGCAAGATAAAATACTTTGTTTTCATTTAAAAATTTTAAAACTTCATCCATAAATAGTTCTCCTCCACATATAAAATATTTTAAAATTGTTACCAATTATATTTTAACACAAATAAGTGGATATATGTCTGATACTTATTAAACAGTTTGTGTCAAGTTAAAGTGGGCAATTTTATTTTTTAAAATTTCCATTGTAAATTCAGTTGATATTTTTCTTCCCGTATGGCCCCGTCCACAGCCCGGAAGGGCGCACTTATCCTGTTAACTTTTTATCCCGAGTTTTTAAATTATCTATAAACCAGTTCACTGAGATTTCTTTCCTGAAAAAAGCTCTGTATCGCTTTTCTGCCATTGGTTACGGCGCAGCCTGTAAATGGTATCCCTGCTTTATGTATATGGTAATACCTGCTCTTCTTAGGTTTCTTGTTAACATCAGCTGCCGTTAATGTTATAACCTCTTTTATTTTCTCCAGTTTATCATCTGAAATAGAACCTGAACATATCTCATCGATTGTTTGGTATATTCTTTTACCAGCTTTTTCTGCCAGTATTTTTGCCAGATTATTTGCACCCTTTATAGACCAGCTCATTTTTCTCCCTTTCATCCTCTGGGCCAGTATGTCACAAATATTATGCTCCATTGTGCCTAAATTCCTATATTCCAGTCCTTCAGGTGCCTCCGGCATCTTTATCTCTTCTCTTAAGTGATATGGCACTAATCCTGCCTTATTTTCAAAGAGATATGTATACAGTTTTTCTAATTTCTTAAACTTTTTTTCGTTATTAGTATACTTAACCATAAGACCTGTTAAGTATTCAAAACTCTTATCTATTTTTCCGTCATGCAGCATTTTCATGAGTTTATATGCTTCCTTTTTATCCTCCATATTTCTCAGTACTGCCTGACTTTTATGGAATGGATCTAACTGAAAATATACGCCTTCTCCACCCATGCTCTGTTTTATCCATGGGGCACCATCCCCATTCAAAATTCTTACTTCTATTTCATCTGTGTTATATACTTCTGCAATGGCGGCATCACTAAGTTCCTTGAATTTTTTACTTGTTCCAAAGCTGGCGCATGCTGTTTTATTATGAACTACATAGCCGTCTTTTCTGCCACCTCTCTTTTTCCAGCCCTCATAAGTTACTCCCAGCTTAAGTTCTTTCTTTTTAGACTTCCTTCCTTTAGGTTTATCTTTCCCCTGAATGCTTAACCAGATGCCGTCCATCTCCTGAAATAAGGCCTTAACTTCCCTTGAGCCCTTTAATTTTCCCATTTTATTCAGCAGTATCTTCCTCTCTTCCTTTTCTTCTATTTTAGAACCTAATTTTTGTACTACATTCCATACTGCCGTATGGCTGATTTCCTGGTTTGCCAGTTCTTTAATATTATTTGAAGTGTTCCTATAAGACACATTGGTTACATTGTCTACTATTTTTTCTACTAAAGTGCTTGAAATATGGCCTATTGTATCCATTTTTAAGTATTCATCCAGTAAGAATTTATATGCCTTTTTCCCTTGATCAGTTTTGTATTCATATATACGTCTGTCAAATTCTACATCTCCCATAATAGTTTTTATACACGTATGCCTTAATCCTTTATTTCTATATATTTCGGCATCTCTTTCATCCATTAACCTCCGGTCCAGGTGCGAAAGCACCTCTCTTAGAATTTCACATGCTGTATCACACGCATATTTATATATTTTTTTCTCTAAACTATTGAAAGTTATTTCATTATCATTTAAACTTAAAGTATCGTTTAAATTGTACATAATCTCACCCATTTCTATATAGTCTTATCAACTTATATTATAATGGATTTTTATGTACATGGGAGATACTTTTTGTATCTCCTTTATTATTTTAACCAGTAATTATTACTACCTTTGCCTACTAAAATTATACTCTAAGTATTAAACAAAGATCTATAAATATATTTATAGTAACATATTGTTACAAAGTAAAATTTTAAAACTGTAACAAAATCATACGTTTTTTGTCAGTAAACTTTATAATAAATTTTACATAAACGGGTGTATTTAAAAGTTCACCCGTTTATTTTATTTGCAATATTACGTAATTATAGTATTGGTATAATATTTGCTCTTATTTACTATTTAAAAGTTTCAAGTTTATAAAAGGGGGTATTTATCTATGGCATTTAATGCTATTCAGTGTTTTCTCATAGTAATGGGATTTTTGCTGATAGGGGAGATTGTTTCTATCAAAACAAAAGCTTATGTACCGTCAGTTTTTGTTTCAGCAGTGTTATTCTTATTAGGTTTTTGGACTTTTGTGCCTAAAGATGTTGTTTCCCAAGCATCTTTCGGGACAAATTTTGTTCAGG is from Clostridium fermenticellae and encodes:
- a CDS encoding ISLre2 family transposase encodes the protein MYNLNDTLSLNDNEITFNSLEKKIYKYACDTACEILREVLSHLDRRLMDERDAEIYRNKGLRHTCIKTIMGDVEFDRRIYEYKTDQGKKAYKFLLDEYLKMDTIGHISSTLVEKIVDNVTNVSYRNTSNNIKELANQEISHTAVWNVVQKLGSKIEEKEERKILLNKMGKLKGSREVKALFQEMDGIWLSIQGKDKPKGRKSKKKELKLGVTYEGWKKRGGRKDGYVVHNKTACASFGTSKKFKELSDAAIAEVYNTDEIEVRILNGDGAPWIKQSMGGEGVYFQLDPFHKSQAVLRNMEDKKEAYKLMKMLHDGKIDKSFEYLTGLMVKYTNNEKKFKKLEKLYTYLFENKAGLVPYHLREEIKMPEAPEGLEYRNLGTMEHNICDILAQRMKGRKMSWSIKGANNLAKILAEKAGKRIYQTIDEICSGSISDDKLEKIKEVITLTAADVNKKPKKSRYYHIHKAGIPFTGCAVTNGRKAIQSFFQERNLSELVYR
- a CDS encoding glucose-1-phosphate adenylyltransferase codes for the protein MIKKEIIAMVLAGGQGTRLKELTKFNAKPAVPFGGKYRIIDFTLSNCTHSGIDTVGILTQYQPLTLNNHIGIGSSWDLDKMNGGITILPPHVSETGMNWYSGTADAIYQNINFVDYYEPDYIIVLSGDHIYKMNYSSMLKYHKEKNADATIAVIEIPLKEAYRFGIMNTDKNGRITQFEEKPHNPKSNMASMGIYIFNWKIIKEFLKHDESNPYSGNDFGKDIIPSLIRNGKKLFAYPFKGYWKDVGTIQSYWEANMDLLRQDNKLNLYEDDWKIYSNTPTLPPQYIGNGVKLENSMISDGCVILGDVINSILFPGVHVDKNSRVTNSVILPNVTIENDVIIDKAIIGNNCVIKHNNIISNSDQIVLIGEDREIGLNSIAI
- a CDS encoding pyridoxamine 5'-phosphate oxidase family protein, translating into MDEVLKFLNENKVFYLATINGETPAVRPFGFAMNYNNKLCFCTANTKDVYKQMKINPNIQISAASPEGKWLRLTGKAVSYTSKESQQAALNTMPTLNNIYKVDDGIFEIFYIDCVSATFYDMQGNSRSVKF
- a CDS encoding glycogen/starch/alpha-glucan phosphorylase; translation: MSLNKEYIKKNFKQKLTSMFAEDINELNKYQYFEALSSVIKDYISKCVKNTNKYYLKSKQKQVYYFSMEFLIGRLLESNLINLGIRDICKDALSELGINLDEVLQAESDAGLGNGGLGRLAACFLDSMASIGIPGHGCGIRYKYGLFEQKIKNGYQVEVPDNWLKNGYVWETRKSEKSVIVKFGGDVQLINENGKLKAIHQNYEPILAVPYDIPVVGYKNNIVNNLRLWSAETIDKDFDFSSFSNGDYLKAVEYKYSVESITQVLYPDDSTEKGKLLRLKQEYFFVSAGLQSIIRRYEKMKLSLDSLDKYIAIHINDTHPSVAIAELMRILIDEKSMSWDEAWRITTNITAYTNHTILTEALEKWPVDMFKKLLPRIYMIIEEINRRFCAKVFDKFNGDLNKVNKMSIISNNNINMAYLSIVGSHSVNGVAKLHTRILKKQELKDFFEFYPDKFNNKTNGITHRRWLIQSNPKLTDLINELIGEKWIKHPLELKNLEGFSNDKSIQDKFQHVKYQNKINLSNFIKQKYNIDVDPDSIFDVQAKRLHAYKRQVLNILNILDLYNRLIENPNLDIIPRTFIFGAKASPGYFLAKQIIKLINSAADKINNDRSIKDKIKVVFLENYDVSLAQKLIPAADISEQISTASKEASGTGNMKFMMNGAITIATLDGANIEIKDAVGNDNIIIFGLTANEVIDLYKNKNYHSRDIFNSDQRVNKILTQLTNGFLGVSNYEFNSIYDNLLFNNDEYFVLKDFAPYVEAQNRINNLYRDKNKWNKMSILNIANSGVFSSDNTITKYANEIWHINKIDFNNKLLEEN
- the glgB gene encoding 1,4-alpha-glucan branching protein GlgB; the encoded protein is MLNLDINYYEAYSYTNDDNFRTYKFLGSRFIKFNKTSGTLFRVWAPNALSVSVVGDFNNWNYKIHIMKKQPKTGFWNLFIEGIHEGYLYKYAILTSDGKSIFKSDPYAFYSEVRPNTASIVYSIKNDYKWNDQVWFEKKSKINSFSSPINIYEINLSSWRLNNQKKFYSYKEMADLLVPYILDMGYTHIELMPITEHPFDGSWGYQTTGYYSLTSRFGRPSDFKYFVDKFHQNNIGIIMDWVPGHFCKDSHGLYKFDGSYLYEYQNSDLRENCGWGTSNFDLGKTEVKNFLISNALFWFEIYHIDGIRVDAVANMLYLNYGKQDNPNLKNKHGGIENLDAVEFLRKLNRAIFTHFPNSLVIAEESTAWPMVTRPDYDGGLGFNYKWNMGWMNDILRYMSLNENEKIYNHNLITFSIMYAFSENFILPISHDEVVYGKRSLLNKMPGKYEEKFSGFRAFLGYMMTHPGKKLNFMGNEFAQFDEWKFDSELDWNLLLYPMHEKAKKYVKALNYLYRNESALWEQDFNFNGFNWIDVSNNKQCIISFIRQGISKYNFIIIICNFGFKSYDDFKIGVPRLVKYKELLNSDAAIYGGSDNLNREILFPGMEKWNSKPFCIKINLPALSTIFIKPIISSNESNFKLHEIHSKTEKSLKGGISNDKKRDHCNGTRRRSRYKVKRTHKV
- the glgA gene encoding glycogen synthase GlgA, with the protein product MKKVLFAVSEAHPFAKTGGLGDVAYSLPKYLRKLGVDARVILPKYSQISSNFKSKMEHIKSFTVPVGWRQKYCGLEKYNFDDVPFYFVDNEYYFEKDKPYGFFDDGERFSFFSRAVLESIRYMGDFFPDIIHCNDWHTGIIPVLLNEHYKKSNEYTNVKTVFSIHNLKYQGIFPKEILGELLSLGDEYFSEDKIKYYDSISFMKAGINFSDIITTVSKSYAEEIKTPFYGETLDGLLNSKNYKLYGVVNGIDYEIFNPARDLNISYKYNSSTITQKVRNKIELQRSLNLPENKNIPVISMVTRLVKQKGLDLVISIIEELLSMDIQLVILGSGDENYQDSLQYFSHIYPSKLSVNIKFDTKLASKIYSGSDMFLMPSLFEPCGIGQLIALRYGTPPIVRETGGLKDTVIPFNEYTGEGNGFSFFNYDAHEMLNTIKYAVKIYHDKNMWSNISKNAMLSDNSWNNSAKTYIKLYESLT